From a single Lolium rigidum isolate FL_2022 chromosome 7, APGP_CSIRO_Lrig_0.1, whole genome shotgun sequence genomic region:
- the LOC124676485 gene encoding ubiquitin fusion degradation protein 1 homolog, translating into MFYSGYGYHGSNFEQTYRCYPASFFDKPHLEGGDKVIMPPSALDRLASLHIEYPMLFELHNGATDRISHCGVLEFVAEEGMIIMPYWMMQNMLLQEGDIVRVKNATLPKGTYVKLQPHTTDFLDISNPKAILEKTLRNFSCLTTGDSIMVAYNNKQYYIDIVEAKPASAVSIIETDCEVDFAPPLDYKEPEKPQRPIVPASKAPAEDQEAIVEDEPKFKPFTGSGKRLDGKGPKQQAPEVSSSTAPARSATSDSNKRASQQTAAPSGASTSTRQKTGKLVFGSSASNKKETEAQKEPEPPKKEEPKFNAFTGKSYSLKR; encoded by the exons ATG TTTTACTCCGGATATGGTTACCATGGAAGTAATTTTGAGCAAACGTATCGCTGTTACCCAGCATCCTTTTTTGACAAG cCACATCTGGAAGGTGGTGACAAAG TAATAATGCCACCATCTGCTCTAGATCGTCTGG CTTCCCTGCACATTGAGTATCCTATGCTATTTGAGCTGCACAATGGTGCCACTGATAGGATTTCACACTGTGGCGTGTTGGAGTTTGTAGCAGAAGAAGGCATGATCATCATGCCCTACTGG ATGATGCAAAACATGCTTCTTCAAGAGGGTGATATTGTGCGTGTCAAGAATGCTACCCTTCCCAAGGGTACATATGTGAAGCTGCAACCTCACACAACTGATTTTCTGGATATCTCAAATCCCAAAGCCAT CTTAGAGAAAACTTTAAGAAATTTCTCTTGCTTAACGACGGGCGACAGCATCATGGTAGCTTACAACAACAAACAGTATTATATTGATATTGTTGAAGCGAAGCCTGCTTCTGCAGTTAGCATTATTGAGACAGACTGTGAAGTGGACTTTGCACCCCCTCTCGATTATAAGGAGCCTGAAAAACCACAGCGACCCATAGTTCCTGCAAGCAAGGCACCTGCTGAAG ATCAAGAAGCTATTGTTGAAGATGaaccaaaattcaaaccatttacTGGTTCTGGAAAGCGTTTGGATGGTAAGGGCCCAAAACAACAAGCACCTGAAGTCTCTTCGTCTACTGCGCCTGCACGTTCTGCAACTTCAGACTCAAACAAAAGGGCAAGTCAGCAAACTGCAGCACCTTCTGGAGCTAGCACTTCCACTCGCCAGAAAACAGGAAAGCTTGTTTTTGgttcaagtgcaagcaacaagaaaGAAACAGAAGCACAAAAG GAGCCTGAACctccgaagaaggaagaaccgaAGTTCAATGCGTTCACTGGAAAGAGCTACTCCTTGAAGCGCTAG